From Chryseobacterium sp. H1D6B, a single genomic window includes:
- a CDS encoding murein L,D-transpeptidase catalytic domain-containing protein codes for MKIYLSALLFTIISCSGKADPIIIKETVKVEKPSVDLKKTNTKAEEALSFCRQNKFNTEFCVLIDMSIHSGLNRFFIFNFKQKKITQQYLVGHGCGNNIWSMDQSKDSPDFSNEDGSHLSSLGKYKIGGRGHSEWGINIKYLMHGLEKTNNNALKRTIVFHSWNKMNNDEVYPNGSPEGWGCPTVSNDAMKKIDPLLQSSSKPVLMWIYN; via the coding sequence ATGAAAATATATTTATCTGCCCTATTATTCACTATAATTTCCTGCTCAGGAAAAGCTGATCCCATTATTATTAAAGAAACTGTAAAAGTTGAAAAACCTTCTGTTGATCTAAAAAAAACCAATACAAAAGCAGAAGAAGCACTATCCTTTTGCAGACAAAACAAATTCAATACAGAGTTTTGTGTTTTAATTGACATGAGTATCCATTCCGGGCTGAACAGGTTTTTTATTTTTAATTTTAAACAAAAGAAAATCACCCAGCAGTATCTTGTAGGCCACGGATGCGGCAATAATATATGGAGTATGGATCAGTCTAAAGACAGCCCTGATTTCAGTAACGAAGACGGAAGCCATCTTTCATCTCTCGGCAAGTATAAAATTGGAGGCAGAGGACACAGTGAATGGGGAATTAATATAAAATATTTAATGCACGGACTGGAAAAAACAAACAATAATGCTTTGAAGCGCACTATAGTCTTCCATTCTTGGAACAAAATGAACAATGATGAAGTATACCCAAACGGTTCTCCTGAAGGCTGGGGATGCCCCACAGTTTCAAACGATGCCATGAAAAAGATCGATCCATTACTGCAAAGCTCTTCAAAACCTGTTTTAATGTGGATTTATAATTAA
- the msrB gene encoding peptide-methionine (R)-S-oxide reductase MsrB: protein MKNILIVLGIILGIGVFASRSGFFNSSKPKEAAKEKENQKIMDDKNVREIYFAGGCFWGTEHFFQQIRGVVGTEVGYANGKTKNPTYEEVVSHTTGFAETVKVKYDPAQVDLKLLIDLYFKTIDPTSLNKQGNDRGDQYRTGIFYTEKGDEAVVKAEVQSLAKNYSRPVVVETVPLNNFYRAEDYHQDYLDKNPGGYCHIEPGLFEMAKNANPLPKAKYQRQDKKVLKEKLTPEQYKVTQENATERPFQNEYWNETREGIYVDITTGEPLFISTDKFESGCGWPSFSKPISKKDIQEKLDKSAGMARVEVRSKTGDAHLGHVFTDGPADKGGLRYCINSASLKFIPKAEMQKAGYGEYIPLLDKK, encoded by the coding sequence ATGAAAAATATATTAATAGTGCTCGGAATTATTCTGGGTATAGGAGTATTTGCTTCAAGGTCAGGTTTTTTTAATAGCTCAAAACCTAAAGAAGCAGCAAAAGAAAAAGAAAATCAAAAAATTATGGACGACAAAAATGTAAGAGAAATTTATTTTGCCGGCGGATGTTTTTGGGGAACTGAACATTTTTTTCAACAAATTCGCGGGGTAGTAGGTACGGAAGTGGGATATGCGAATGGAAAGACTAAAAATCCAACTTATGAAGAGGTGGTAAGCCATACAACAGGTTTTGCAGAAACGGTAAAAGTGAAATATGATCCGGCCCAAGTTGATCTAAAGCTGTTGATCGATCTGTATTTCAAAACTATTGATCCTACAAGTCTCAACAAGCAGGGAAATGACAGAGGAGACCAATACCGAACAGGAATTTTTTATACTGAAAAAGGGGATGAGGCTGTTGTAAAAGCAGAAGTTCAAAGTTTAGCTAAAAACTACAGCAGACCCGTAGTTGTTGAAACTGTTCCATTGAATAATTTCTATAGAGCTGAAGATTATCATCAGGATTATTTAGATAAAAATCCAGGCGGATACTGCCATATTGAACCGGGGCTTTTTGAAATGGCTAAAAATGCCAACCCGCTTCCAAAAGCAAAATATCAAAGACAGGATAAAAAAGTGTTGAAAGAGAAGTTAACTCCAGAACAGTATAAAGTAACTCAGGAAAATGCTACAGAAAGACCATTCCAAAATGAGTACTGGAATGAAACCCGTGAAGGAATTTATGTAGATATTACCACTGGAGAACCTTTATTCATTTCTACAGATAAATTTGAATCCGGATGCGGATGGCCGAGTTTTTCAAAACCGATCAGCAAAAAAGATATTCAGGAAAAATTAGATAAATCTGCCGGAATGGCCAGAGTGGAGGTGAGAAGTAAAACGGGTGATGCTCACTTAGGACACGTTTTCACAGATGGCCCTGCAGATAAAGGCGGACTTCGCTATTGTATCAACAGTGCTTCTCTGAAGTTTATTCCGAAAGCTGAAATGCAGAAAGCCGGCTACGGAGAATACATTCCGTTACTGGATAAAAAATAA
- a CDS encoding DUF417 family protein, whose translation MNETPQQFAKKHPAYNLGYYISLFGAAVILLWIGIFKFTPTEAGAIKPLVENHFLTFFVYKILSVQAVSNAIGTIEIIIALLLVFSVKFAFLKRYAAIGMIITFLVTLSYLFTTPGVWKVVDGIPITDFFIVKDIMLLGFGLMLFQNNKK comes from the coding sequence ATGAACGAAACACCGCAGCAGTTTGCTAAAAAACACCCAGCTTACAATCTAGGGTATTATATTTCGCTTTTCGGAGCAGCAGTTATTTTACTGTGGATAGGAATTTTTAAATTTACTCCTACTGAGGCAGGCGCTATCAAACCTTTAGTTGAAAACCATTTTCTTACTTTTTTCGTATATAAGATACTAAGCGTTCAAGCCGTATCAAATGCTATCGGAACGATAGAAATTATCATTGCTCTTTTACTGGTATTTAGTGTGAAATTTGCATTCTTAAAGAGGTATGCCGCAATTGGGATGATCATTACGTTTTTAGTAACATTGAGCTATCTGTTTACAACACCTGGTGTTTGGAAAGTAGTTGACGGAATTCCCATAACAGATTTTTTCATAGTAAAGGATATCATGCTGTTAGGATTTGGACTCATGCTTTTTCAAAATAATAAAAAATGA
- a CDS encoding ABC transporter permease subunit produces the protein MLKLLKLEYYKNLNYGPFKVFTILYFAILVALLFIGLVDIDVFGATINLKEQGIYNFPEIWNFTTWIVALLKIFLGLIIVFSICQEFSNRMFKQNTIDGLSREEFIGSKLLTIIVFTGISTLLVFLITIFLGQTYSKVTDSEMIFKEMYFIGNYFVKLFTFFCFLMFLSVLLRKSMFVFLAFFVYWIFEGILTVAETFQKVRGLQEVERMKVMKDDFFITHLLPLESMSNLIPNPMMRLNMAKAMGMKYEFTYPAESLIACLVWSAVFICGSYLILKKRDW, from the coding sequence ATGCTTAAATTATTAAAACTCGAATATTATAAAAACCTGAATTACGGACCATTCAAGGTTTTTACTATACTTTATTTTGCAATTTTAGTTGCCCTGCTTTTTATCGGGCTTGTAGATATTGATGTTTTTGGTGCTACCATCAACTTAAAAGAACAGGGGATTTACAATTTTCCTGAAATCTGGAACTTTACAACCTGGATCGTTGCGCTTTTAAAGATTTTCCTTGGACTTATCATTGTCTTTTCAATTTGTCAGGAATTCAGCAACAGAATGTTTAAACAGAATACAATTGACGGATTAAGCAGAGAAGAATTTATCGGATCTAAATTGTTAACGATCATTGTTTTTACGGGTATTTCAACACTTCTTGTATTTCTTATTACTATATTTCTAGGACAGACCTACTCTAAGGTAACAGATTCTGAAATGATTTTTAAAGAGATGTATTTTATTGGAAATTATTTCGTGAAGCTTTTCACTTTTTTCTGTTTTCTAATGTTTCTTTCCGTATTATTAAGAAAATCTATGTTTGTTTTCCTTGCCTTCTTTGTGTATTGGATCTTTGAAGGAATTCTTACCGTTGCAGAAACCTTCCAAAAAGTCCGCGGACTTCAGGAAGTGGAAAGAATGAAAGTAATGAAAGATGACTTTTTCATCACTCATCTTCTGCCGCTGGAAAGTATGTCCAACCTTATTCCAAATCCAATGATGCGGCTGAATATGGCAAAAGCAATGGGAATGAAATATGAATTTACTTATCCTGCGGAAAGCCTAATTGCATGTTTAGTATGGTCAGCAGTTTTCATTTGCGGCTCTTACCTGATTTTGAAAAAAAGAGACTGGTAA